AAATAAACCtaacaataagaaaaatttaatccCAGTTATTTTGGTATTATGTAATGACTGATTTTAACCCATGATCATCATTAAGATTAAAATCTCTTCAGAATTAGAATTCAATATTAAGTATTTGCaagggatgaactgggagtttggggttagtagacacaaactattacatatagaatggataaacaacaaggtcctactgtatagcacaggtaactatattcaatatcctgggataaaccataatggaaaagagtataaaaaagaatgtatatgtgtgtataactgagtcacttggctgtacagcagaaattaacacaacactgtaaatcaactacacttcaatacaaaaaaattttttaaagaactattaAGAATTTAAAGATGTTATTGAGGGagttccccggtggtccagtggttaagacttcgccttccaatgcagggggtgtggttcaatccctggtcgggaagctaagatcccacatgcctctcagccaaaaaaacaaatcataaaacaggagcaatattgtaacaaattcaataaagactttaaaaatggttcacatcaaaaaaaaaaaaaactttaaaaaaaataaaataaaagttaaaaaaagatgttattGATTCCAAATAAGTAACTAAATATCTATCAAAGTATTAAatcacaaatttaaaattaaattatataatatttaatcatCTCAGTTCAAATTTGAATTTACTAATGAACTCAAATGCATTAAAAAGGGAATGTGTTGCCACAAATTTTGTAGAATCTACCCGCTGTGTGAGACAACCAGATGCAAAATTACaagtactaaaaaagaaaattacaatctTACACTTTTATCTGATGCATGAATATCTATATTTCCATAAACTGTTCCCAGGCAGATCACTTTACCTCCTTTTGTTTGAATATGTAATTTTTGACTctgaaagacaaatacaaaaatacacacatagaAAAAGAGACAATAAATTTGACTTATACTAATAAAAAATGTTCCaacattttatacatttctttctttttttttttttttttaagagcaagaGTAGCAATGCTGGCAATtcggatattcttttttttttttttaatttagggaaggctcttttatttatttatttatttatggctgtgttgggtcttcgtttctgtgcgagggctttctctagctgcggtgagcgggggccactcttcatcgcggtgcgcgggcctctcactgtcgcggcctctcttgttgcggagcacaggctccagacgcgcaggctcagtagttgtggctcacgggcctagtcgctccgcggcatgtgggatcttcccagaccagggctcgaacccgtgtcccctgcattagcaggcaaattctcaaccactgcgccaccaaggaagccccctacatttcttttaaaataataataaagcagtAAAAGAGGAAGTAGAAATGAATAGAAATGCACTGTTTGGAATAATAACATCAGTGAGAAAAGAATGTCAACTGCTGTTAAAGGGATTAAATAAAGCTCCTTggactcaaaggaaaaaaaaaagatatttgggtGTTCTGGTAGCTTCACTGAAGAAAGGGTTGGGAATCAAAGATCACAATGGCTAACTAAACATAAATCATGATGAGGATGACAACAATAATCACTGTTCATCATTATTAATATTCATCATTATTAATAACAGTAATATTTATTACTTACTTGGCATTTCCTTTGCACCAAATAACAACGTTCACTACTTTACATGAACTAACATTGAATTCTCACAATTCAGAGAGATGGGtattatatttttcccattttacagaggaaggaatCCAAGAATCAGAAAGGTTAAACAACCTTATCAGGTGACAcattagaaaacaacaaaatctaaACTAACAGAATCAAGCTCTGTATGATTTCAAATCCTACACTCTTATTGCTGGAGTCACCTGAAGAAGTATATATTCACACTTAGGATAACAACCCACTGACTGTTAAACTTTCTAGTACAACACAGCCCAGAAActggaactaaatgaaaatgtctCTAAGAAAATAGCAGTTACAGTTAGCCTCCTCTGCTAgataaaaaaaatgtgtgtgtgtgtatgtaacacTTGATTTCACACTTGGCAACTGTGGCAGAAACTATGATAGGTCCACAAAAATCCAATTTTCCCAAAGTACAAAGAGTATAGCTGGGCCCATGAAGAGACAATGTTTTCCAGCTTCCCTTACCTCTTAGGTGCTGCTCAGTTCTTGCCAATAGAACATAAATAGAAATGTTATGTGCAATTTCCAGGCTGGTGCTTTTAGAAGAATTAATGTGccttctctgtgctctgccccTTCCACCAGGTGAATGTATATTACAATAAGGCTCTAACAGATAGCAGAGCCAGAAGATGAAGGGAACCTACAATACCTGAATAGAAATGAGTCACCCACACACTTGGAcacaaatgagaaataaactaTAGTTGTGTGTGAGCCATTAGAATGTTTGGTCTATTTTTTAGGGTAGCTTACTTCACCTTAATATTTGCATAAGTCTTCAGTTCTACCACatctataaagagaaaaagaataggtaaataccagaagaagaaaaatagcaaaagcaaaCCCACCAATATCATAACCAGCAACAGTAGAGACGTAtctaaaaagtgggaaaaaaaattcaaaacaaccaTATACCTTCTGGTTGCTTTACTCAGGGGGAAAAACAGTAAAACCTTGGGTAAAATGGCCCACGAATGAAGTTCAAAGAATTCAGTGAAAAGGGCAAAATGAATCATTCTTAAAAAGTTTATCTATATTACAGCATGGTAGACTTCATGCCCATAGAAACATGAGTCAGAAGTCAAACTGTATTTAATACAGTCCTTATCAGGCAGACAAGTAACTgatgaactttagaaaaaagtaTCTCCAAAAcaactgttattttatttaaatcaggAGTTCTTAACCAAGTTTACATGACATTCTAGAAAGTCTGTGAAACTTATGAAATCGTAAGCAAAATTTCATGTGTGCATtttttctaaggaaataatcatcAATATTTTCAAAGAGGTCTAAAGCACAAAAATGTTAATAGCTACCATTAAGTTCAAAGCTCATCtaatttcaaaaaatgtaaagtagattataaaatttaaaaacatattgatcttgggtggcctcggcctgcagcggcttgaagcaagatttcagttccctgccagagactgaagtcaggcAGTAGCAGTGAGAGctctgaatcctagccactagaccactggggaccagtggccagtgacaaggccctagaccgtcagctgtgtagaaatgaatttccacatagagacggaaagtagtgaagcaagtaaagtgtttattaggaggaaaaagtacAGTTCTTGTGGATAGACACAtgggtgggctcagagagagagtcgcccccttgtggtagtttgaatcacttttatggggcatttcttccaggtttcctttgaccaatcatcttgctttgcctggttctgagtccgtatttggtatatctcaggatcctcccgtgtgtgcgcgcacatctctcagccaagatggattctagcaaaGAGGCCTATGCGTAGTTGACGTCACTTACTctggggtggcgccccctcccttttggacctcCAATAAGCCTTTCTGGGCATGTGtagtcgggaaggtctccttgactttgagaataaggaatatgtggtcttttatctcttatctgggcagggcccagcctcctctctcgaTTGTCCTGCTATTGATATTTTGAAGTTTCTGTCCACAGGGAATGAACTCCAGCTGCTTaccctggggcccatctatctcttGCCTCAATATGCAAAACAAAGtagttaaaatgtttaaataaatcagAAGCTATTTAGTATAATATAAACTATTactattgcattttttaaaaatgcaaatatgtgGCATTCAGTGAGTTAGTACTGCCAGACATTTGCTTGGACAATAAGGAAAGGTGGAAAGAGCATGAGCTTGGAATGCAGAAAGACCCAAGTTCAAATCTTAGCTCAACTTATTAGCTGTGGGAACCTAAATGAGTTCCTTAATCTCTTGGTAGCTCACAGTTTCTTCCTTGATAAAAAGGAGATAATTCAAGGATTAAATGAAGCCTTAGCTACATTTCTGGGTACATAATAAGGACTCAGTAAACAGTAGCTGTTATTATTGCTATAAACATCTTATAACATAGATCAAATGTATTTCAAACCCTTAAAATGAGTGGAAGAGAAACTTACATTAATAGGCAATCACTAATTAGAGATAATGATATTGTACCATATTTAAAACTTAAACCAGATATTTCACGAAGCGTTCCCATTCTGAATTTAAGTCAGTTAAATCCTAAGATCTCAAGAATAATTCTCTTACCTCTTAATTCTCCTAACTACCATTAAGATTCAGCGGACTCAATTCTAattcttgaatttcttttttgagCTATTCTATTTGTAGGACTGATATTTCATTACTGTTATTCTTTCTTAGAGGTCTCccaaagaataaatagaaaatttactcattttttaaacagaataaaaCTCATTCTATCTTAAAATTACCATAATGGTTCACTGGACTCCTTTGTAAATCTAAAATACATTACGGGATCTTAGTATTCTTTCTTTTCATATGTCTCATAACATTTTGCTATTTCATTATCCTAGcagttatttcattattatttgtcaattattcctaACTGTGCCAGAAAATGTCTAAAAGAATAAGACAACAGAAGAATGATGAACTTGCTTCAAATGGTGGTTCTCAACTAAAGGTGACTTTTGTCCCCCAGAGGACATCTGGCAACGTGTGGAGATATTTTTCATGGTCCTAAGTGAGGAGTGTATTTCTTGGCACTTAGTTGGTAGAAGCCAGGAACActgctaaacatcccacagtGCATAGGTCAGCCCCtggcaacaaagaattatccagcccaaaatgtcaacagtgccaaagttgagaagtcatttttcattttatgcacataatggcagaaaaaagaaaaccgaCAAAATAGATCTTTCAGAATTATCAGATGGATCAAAAGATGATTGCAAAGAGACAGACAGCAGTACAGTAGCTTCTAATTTTGGCTGTGAAATTGAAAATCTAATACTGAGTCTCCAGAGAACAATATTCTAGATGAATTTCTGAAATTCAAGCATTGATGAGTGACCAATATATTTATAAGGACAAAAAGGAACCATGGTATTCTCATCCATTTAGTCATTCAACATGAAAACTTCATTGTGCAATCTTTTACAAGAACCGGAACCATCTCATTTTTCCAAAAGGATATGTAATAGTATTCTTTAATCTTTTTTGATATTTGTGCaactaaatttttcttatttttttggctgcgctgggtcttagttgtggcacgtgggatctttgttgcggcatgcgggctctttcagttgcggcatgcgggatctagttccctgaccagggaccaaacccgggccccctgcactgggagcatggagtcttaaccactggaccaccagggaagtccctgtgcaacTAAATTTACTGAAATGGTTCACATGTGAAGACATGCCAAAGGTAGGTGTGCAAATAAAGGTGGCTGGGACAAaacaaataatgtaaaaaattttaaatgcatccaATTAATCATACTAATTACTGTTTATGCATGCcaatatgaaaatgttttgcaaTTATGAAGCAAAGATGACTGACTTCAACAAAGTTACATACCACCAAAGTTCACAAAAGTATTGAGTTTTGAATATGCAAGTGTAAGTAGTACCAGTAGTAACAGTAAGCTAGAACTTATCAGAGATGTATTTGAAATCATTTAGAGCTGAGACCAatctaattttaagaaaattaaatataaaagcgTTGTTACAAAGTGAGATGAATCATTTGCTGTTTAGCACAAATACCTACTTAATCCTTAAGTAATGAACTACCTGGTacattaaaactgtgattaatttaatattttaagcaaatttaTAATGCTTAATGACTTTTCCTTACTCCttaataaatggaagaaaatcaTTCATGAAAACTAAAATTTCTTAAACTTAGTAAGATCTGAGAATACTAAGAATGTATTATTAGTATCGCTGTACACTTTGAAATGAAATCTAAAAGGAACATGATGAAACCTTCAAAGTTGCTACAACCTCTATACTTTCACAACAGAATTGACAAACTTTTTGCAAGGAATTTCTGAGTGATGAATAAATGATACTCAATATTTCCAATAAATGATGCTTGAATAATAACCTTAATTTGATACCGTAGTTCATAGTTtaaggtgttttaaaaaataacgttgaaacaaaattagaaaaatatttataccttAACTGACTGTAAGATGCTGGTCCCCTGTTCAGTTTCAATTTTGCAATTATCACACTCAATATTTTGGACTTTTACACAGCCAGACCCTGATGACTTGATATTCaaatctagaaatgaaaaaaagaaaaaccaagttaGTACTACGGTTAATGAGCTCCAAAGCATTTCAGTGTCCCGCAGAAATCCAGCTCCTCAGTTTACTGAATCCTGGAAAGAACACAGCTGTCAGCAGCCTCTCTCTAAAGGTAAGGGATCTCCACCACAGCAACAGGACCAAATGTAAAGCCCTTTTctaccagtttttaaaaagcagttattTCTGTTGGCGGATATCATCTAAAGAGAGAAAGTAACATAGGAGATAAGTAAAGCAGGTCAAAGATTCCAGTTCTTATAGAAGATCATAGAAGCCTCTTCGCCACTgagaaaatacacaaacacagatTTGAGTAAGAGTACAGCAAGTTAACAAGTCATTATGGTGAACTGGATAAGTCAGTTAGCTTATTCTCTTTTATATTCATGAAAGTTTAAAGATTTGTTCCCAAAGTTCCCCCAAGTTAAAAGCCTACTGAGTTCGGTTTTCAAATCCTACCTCTAACCTTTCATATgtaaaaaatgaagatattatCATGCAGCTATATCACAAGGTATTTGAAGTAATAAAAAGTGGGCACAACTTTGAAAAATCTAGTACTGAATAATATTAAAACCTCAAAATTGTGGATAAAAAACAGTGATATATATGAAGAAAGTTTGGCAAATAAGCCATACTTAGCTTTAAAGTTTAACTTTAAATTCAATTTAAGGTGTAACCTTAGGTGTctctgtataaaaattaaaaatctttaaaacactGATATTTAATACCTAGTTCAAATAAATATTGATGATTTCCCTTAAACCAGACCAGAGAAGTAATGCTGCCCCAAACACTATCTACTGGGGTCTTAGCACTACAATTCCAATAGTTATGGCATAAAAATCAATTTCTACAGTTGAGTATATGGCAGTCTCTATAAAGGCAATATTTTGGTTGGgattaatataaaatacataaaaagacaATTTTACCCCATACTTACATGGATGCAAATGTAACTGCAAAACTTTCAGCCAGTTAAGTAGTGTTACAACTTAAGGTTTGATCTCAAGCAGTAACGATAGGCATggggagaagaaaacaaattctaAATATACTCTACCCTCAGTAGGTGGGTAGAGAAGTTAAGGCTAGATACGGAGTGGGAGTAATGCTACGCTCACTCATTCACTGAAACGGTTATAGACAAACTGGAGGAACACAAGTAAGTATGAGGAAAATTGAATTATGTTGATTTGAGGGGCCTGTGGAATATCCACATGTTAACAGTAAATTGGAAATGAGATTCTGGCTCTAAAAAGAGGAATCAGCAAATAATAAGGTTTGggtagttccatttttatctGTGCTGCCATAAAATTTTGCTTATCTCTATTTCAACACTCAGTCTATTTTGTACTACATAATACATTGGCAaatcttcctccccaccccagactgTTAACATTTTGAGATCAGGGTCTCTTATTCACCTAGGCTagttaaaaaaaagttgagaagCAATAAGGCATAGTGGTTCAGCAGACTCCAGtcagttcaaatctcagctccaccactttATATCTGAGAGAAAATAGGCATATTTCTTGATCTAAGCCCACTACAAATTAAATTTCATGAAGGCACGGATTTCTTCTACTTGTTCACCCACAATAAATACTTAGTATATGAAACTTGCTGTATCTCAATTCCCTCATCTTAAATGGTGACAATAACAGTGTCTATAATACAGTGCAACTGTAAGGATTGGAAACGATTATCTTAGACGTGTTAGTTGCTATTACGATCTTCATTAGTATCTTCCTTCAGTCCCGGGAAGGCGGAGAGCCAGGGAAGACTTTCCTAGAAAAGTGCTGCGTACACAGTCGTTTCCATGTGAGAAATAACATGGAACCCAAACACCTAGGAAACATATCTGGCAGCCATTATCAGTTGAAGTTTCCCAGGCAATCTTACTATGTGTTTTTCTTCATGGCTTGCTACTCAGAGAAAATTTACTTAGGCCAAAATGAGTGGGGACGTTTTCAGTAAGAAGCCGGGTGCCTATTAGAAACCAAACACCTGGTCCAGGTTCGATGGAACATGCTATAGACAAGGCTGTTTGGGGACAGACGCCAGGCGGTGAGCAAGGGGAAACGCGGATGGTCTGCCATGCCACTGGGTGGATTATCAAGATACTTTCACCCTGAAAAATACACCACATTGTTACCGACAAAGTGCAGTGACACAAATAGGAACAAAGTGCCAAAGGAGAACAGAAGGGGCTCCACAAATGTTATTCGGCTTAGATTATTCCAAATCATGTTTCCATTCAATTTATAAAATTGCTGTAATTGAGAACCTAATTCCTAACCACTGCCCAGAAACCCAAagcataacagaaaaaaagaggcaACCTCCGAAGGCGTAAATTGTAAATTAGGTTGGAAAGTCAGATCCAAAGGGACCAATTAAAAACGCACGTCGGCCTAATTCTATAAATTCACTGGATGTGCCCTGGGACCCAAGCCCGTTTAAACTTCACTTGCCAAACTTCAGGGGCGCGTTCACTTCCACGGACGCCTGGGGGTCGATGACGTCAGACACGATGGCCACCTCCTTCTGCGCCTCGTCGTACCTCACCTGCAGGCTGGCCACGGCCCCACCCTCCACTCCGCTCACCGCCACCAGCACGCGGTCGCCATCCGGGTAGGTGAGAGGGTCCAGGGGCCTCACGGCTAGGGAGCACGGGAGCCGCGTCCGCAGCCGGCCGAAAGGGCTCACCAGAAGTGCCCACTCCTTCAGAGTCCGGCGCGCGGGACCAGACCGAGAGACGTCGGGCTGGGACCCACCTGAGCCGTACAGCCGGGCCTGACAGGCCCCACACGCACAGCGCCCCGCGACCTCGCGGGCCCACACTCGGAGCAGACAGAGCCGGAGGCAGCCCAGCCCCCATCCCGAGCAGGAGACGAACATGGCGTGCTCTCACGCTCCCTCAGATCACCTCAGCCACAGGCTAGTCTTGCCACGGCCAGTCGACTTGGCCGCTGTGCCGGCCCAAGTCAAAAGGGAGACACTTGAGAGGGTGTGCTGAAGCAACAGCAAGACTGCTCACTTAGTTCAGCAATTTAAACCTCAGCTACACACGCTTCGGCGGCAAATTGAATTTCAAAGCTCTAAGTATCCACCCTGACCCTGACTCCTCGCCTACTCCCGCCCCTTTCGCAAAGGCCGGTGGGATAGGTAGTTCTAATGGAGTCAGACGTCGAAGGGCTCTGGCGGCTtagaaactacatttcccaagAGGCAATGCGCAAGGTAGTTAAGGCTAGTAAGAGCAGGTGTTAGACGGGACTCGGAAGGCAAGCGCTCCTTCCCTCTAGCCAATTATGCATTGGAgggacaggggaaaaaaaaaaaaaaaaaaaaaaaaaaaaaaaaaaaatcacaccagaATTCAACTGGCCAATGGAAAGCGTGGAAGGCGACAGATGGGCAAGGCTGTGTGGTTTCCCTGGATACCGAGGACGCTACTTCTTTCGAGAGGGTGGAGCTTTGGAGTGAGACGAGGAAGCCAAAACTCACAGAGAAAAACAGGAGCCTAAATAAGGATCAGGACCGAGGGAAGTGGTGAGAAATTGCGCTTTTAAAGGTGAGAACTAGATGCAAAATAGGAGTACCCTCAGTGAGTGGTTAGTTCCAAACTTCATAAACTAGTGCGGGGTACTCTGGGATGGAGAATCCCTAGGCAAGAGGATCACTACCAGTCAGtgttttctgaggaaactccCTCTTTGATATCAAATGTAGGAATAGCGTTAGAGTCCTGTCTCCTTCCTGACTCTAAGTGATCTTACGTCAGTTATTGAACGTCTCTGGGTTTTAACCGCTCGCTCTTAAAATGAGGTCAATAATACCTTCCTTGTCTTGCCTCGAAGGGTTTTTGtagggatcaaatgagataatggatgtgaaCACGCTGCACAGGCTGCCAAGTTGCAATttagattattatatttttattttatagcatAGACTCTAAGTTACCAAGAAAAATCTGAGCGATCACGATTTGTGTTGACAGCAGCATTGTTCTCTTTGACTACAAATGATCCTCGGTTTTAGGACTAAAATaagatgtgagagagagagagagagagagagacatagtGCCATGGGAAGAGTATGGAATTGGTTATTTTCCTGGCTCGGCCATTGGTTTATCTCTGCCACCTACACCTGTTTCTTCCACTTTAAGATGAAGAAGGATTATACTAAATGACTCCGTAAAGTCTGTTTtaccttttattattttgtgggcaatttaaaaatgagaaaagatttattttctcctttcctgctatctctccctctctgtgccaGTTCCTCCTCCTACAAATTATTCCCTAAGTTCTTTAGCAAAGACACACTGCAAACAATGACGTCCAATAAAATGCAAGTGCTGAAACTGAATGCCATAAAAAATTGAAGCCCTTGGCCAAGTGCAATAACCAGAATTACTGGGAGTAATAGTGATAGAGGGATGGGCTAAAGTCCTAATGAACTGAGCTAAAGTCCTCAGGGGCCCAAGTCACAGGGTTCTTTGCAAGCCATTACCTTGTTAGAAATTCAGTGTTTTTCTTAAGttat
This genomic window from Eubalaena glacialis isolate mEubGla1 chromosome 8, mEubGla1.1.hap2.+ XY, whole genome shotgun sequence contains:
- the FAM185A gene encoding protein FAM185A isoform X1, with protein sequence MFVSCSGWGLGCLRLCLLRVWAREVAGRCACGACQARLYGSGGSQPDVSRSGPARRTLKEWALLVSPFGRLRTRLPCSLAVRPLDPLTYPDGDRVLVAVSGVEGGAVASLQVRYDEAQKEVAIVSDVIDPQASVEVNAPLKFDLNIKSSGSGCVKVQNIECDNCKIETEQGTSILQSVKSQKLHIQTKGGKVICLGTVYGNIDIHASDKSTVTVDKLQGSSVNVSTEDGLLKAKCLYTESSFLSSAAGDITLGSVHGNITLQSKMGNITVDSSSGCLSASTYQGAIDVYVSQLGKVELKSHKGSVLVKVASSLQAYLQLSGKEIDVNSEVHVEEMDEAHKDDGIVITGLLNQANKHEKWIKAVAPEGTVSFRSQSWFQSLKLQD
- the FAM185A gene encoding protein FAM185A isoform X3, which translates into the protein MFVSCSGWGLGCLRLCLLRVWAREVAGRCACGACQARLYGSGGSQPDVSRSGPARRTLKEWALLVSPFGRLRTRLPCSLAVRPLDPLTYPDGDRVLVAVSGVEGGAVASLQVRYDEAQKEVAIVSDVIDPQASVEVNAPLKFDLNIKSSGSGCVKVQNIECDNCKIETEQGTSILQSVKTVTVDKLQGSSVNVSTEDGLLKAKCLYTESSFLSSAAGDITLGSVHGNITLQSKMGNITVDSSSGCLSASTYQGAIDVYVSQLGKVELKSHKGSVLVKVASSLQAYLQLSGKEIDVNSEVHVEEMDEAHKDDGIVITGLLNQANKHEKWIKAVAPEGTVSFRSQSWFQSLKLQD
- the FAM185A gene encoding protein FAM185A isoform X2, with the protein product MFVSCSGWGLGCLRLCLLRVWAREVAGRCACGACQARLYGSGGSQPDVSRSGPARRTLKEWALLVSPFGRLRTRLPCSLAVRPLDPLTYPDGDRVLVAVSGVEGGAVASLQVRYDEAQKEVAIVSDVIDPQASVEVNAPLKFDLNIKSSGSGCVKVQNIECDNCKIETEQGTSILQSVKSQKLHIQTKGGKVICLGTVYGNIDIHASDKSTVTVDKLQGSSVNVSTEDGLLKAKCLYTESSFLSSAAGDITLGSVHDSSSGCLSASTYQGAIDVYVSQLGKVELKSHKGSVLVKVASSLQAYLQLSGKEIDVNSEVHVEEMDEAHKDDGIVITGLLNQANKHEKWIKAVAPEGTVSFRSQSWFQSLKLQD